A section of the Acidimicrobiia bacterium genome encodes:
- a CDS encoding SAF domain-containing protein, translated as MNRSTTKASTGRVDPSGNGQQSESPFRLEAPRRKVEIPQLLIAVFMVAVSALVAVVLFSQAAAREPALALAQSVERGEAVTSGDLMVVYVATDDPVSSLPPDAAAGLVGLTAVADLEPGTLLTSAHLVSRSLLDAGEGVVGMALAPGEYPTLLLTPGDRVDVVLTSRTPSEEGVTDIEAVATSAEVFDVAELGTQGDRFISLLLPADDAAKVAGAAAAGRVRLVLVSGVDQ; from the coding sequence ATGAACAGGAGCACTACGAAAGCATCGACGGGGCGTGTCGACCCGTCGGGTAATGGCCAGCAATCGGAGAGTCCCTTTCGGCTGGAGGCACCCCGCCGAAAGGTGGAGATCCCACAACTGTTGATTGCCGTGTTCATGGTGGCAGTGAGTGCACTGGTGGCGGTGGTTCTGTTCTCCCAGGCCGCGGCTCGAGAACCAGCGCTTGCTCTTGCCCAATCGGTGGAGCGCGGCGAGGCCGTCACGTCTGGCGATCTGATGGTCGTGTACGTGGCGACCGACGATCCGGTCAGCAGCCTTCCGCCGGACGCAGCCGCCGGCCTGGTCGGTTTGACCGCGGTTGCGGACCTCGAACCCGGCACCCTTCTCACTTCGGCGCACTTGGTGTCTCGCAGCCTCCTCGACGCGGGTGAGGGTGTTGTCGGCATGGCGTTGGCACCGGGCGAGTATCCGACGCTGCTGTTGACGCCCGGTGACCGAGTCGATGTCGTGCTCACAAGTCGGACGCCGTCTGAAGAGGGAGTCACCGACATCGAAGCTGTCGCGACATCTGCCGAGGTATTCGACGTTGCGGAGCTGGGGACCCAGGGCGATCGGTTCATCTCACTGCTGTTGCCTGCTGACGATGCAGCCAAGGTTGCCGGCGCGGCTGCCGCCGGCAGGGTTCGGCTCGTGTTGGTTTCGGGAGTCGACCAATGA